Genomic segment of Halostella limicola:
CCTGGTCGGCCGTCCCCGAGAAGTCGACCCGAATCTCGGTGCCGTCGACGGTGACGGCAACCCTGATCGGCACGTCGTCCTCGGTCACGCCGTCGCCCTCCATCGCGTCGCGGGCCTCGTAGGTCCCGTCCGGTATCTCGGCGATCTCCGCCTCGATCCGGTCCCGTGAGTAGTCGATCACGGCGTCGAACGCGTCGAACAGCGTCTCGCCGTGCTCGTCGAGCAGGTCACCCAGGCGCTCCTCTGCCCGGTCGTGGGCGGCGAGTTGCGCCCGGAGGTCGGCCCGGCGCTCGTCCGGCGTCCGGACGTTCGCGAGGAAGAGGTCCAGCACGTCGTCGTTTATTTCGCCGTCGCGGACGAGGCGGACGCCCGGCAGGCGGACCCCCTCCTCGTAGATCTCCCGCGCGCCGGCGGGCATGCTGCCGGGCGTCGACCCGCCGACGTCGGCGTGGTGGGCGCGCGAGACGGCGTAGCCGACCACCTCGTCGCCCTCGCTGTCCCCGCCATCGCTCGCCCCGTCTCCCCCGCCGGGCGCGAGCGGCGAGACGAGCGTCACGTCCGGCAGGTGCGTGCCGCCCGCGAACGGGTCGTTGAGGGCGTACACCTCGCCCGGTACCGGATCCTTCTCGGCGATGGCGTCGACGGCCTCGGGCATCGCGCCGAGGTGGACCGGGATGTGCTCGGCCTGCGCGATCATCCGACCGTCCGCGTCGAATAGCGCCGTCGAGCAGTCCTGGCGCTCCTTGATGTTCGGCGAGTACGCGCCGCGGATCAGCACCTGACCCATCTCCTCGGCGACGCCCTCCAGCTGGTTGCGCAGGATCTCCAGCGTGACCGGGTCGACCCGGCTCTCGGTGTCGCTCCCGGTCATGCGTCTCCCCCCGTGAGGACGAGCGCGCCGTCGGAGCGCACCTCGGCGTCCCACGCCGGCGGAACGACCACGGTGCTCTCCGCCTGCTCGACCACCGCGGGGCCGCCGACCGTCCGCCCGGTCGGCAGCGCCGAGTGGGCGTAAACCGGCGTCTCGCGCGCCGCGCCGTCGCCGAACCGCGCCTCGCGGCGGTCGGTCAGGGCCTCGCCCGCCGCCTCGCGCTCGGCGGCGGGACCGCTCCGGGCGGCCGTCGCCGTCGCGCGCAGGTTCACGAGGTCGACCGGCTCGTCCATCCGGTAGCCGTACGTCGACTCGTGGGCGTCGTGGAAGCGTTCGGCGGCGCGGGCCGGGTCGAACGATCCCTCGACGTCGACGGCGAGTTCGAAGCTCTGGCCGGCGTAACGCAGGTCGGCCTGCCGGCGGACGACGCTCGACGCCGGGTCGCGGGCGTCGGCGAGCACCTCTTGCTCGAGGTCGGCGTACAGGTCGTCGACCCGGTCGGGGTCGGTGTCGCCGAGCGCGACGCGGTGGGTCCGGACCGCGTCGTGCTTCTCGTCGGCGGCGAGGAGGCCGTACGCGGAGAGGACGCCCCCCGCCGTCGGGACGACGACCGTCCCGACCCCGAGGTCGGCGGCGAGCGCCGCGGCGTGCATCGGCCCGGCCCCGCCGAACGCGACGAGGCCGAACCGCCGCGGGTCGTGCCCGCGCTCGACCGTCGCCGAGCG
This window contains:
- a CDS encoding hydantoinase B/oxoprolinase family protein, whose amino-acid sequence is MTGSDTESRVDPVTLEILRNQLEGVAEEMGQVLIRGAYSPNIKERQDCSTALFDADGRMIAQAEHIPVHLGAMPEAVDAIAEKDPVPGEVYALNDPFAGGTHLPDVTLVSPLAPGGGDGASDGGDSEGDEVVGYAVSRAHHADVGGSTPGSMPAGAREIYEEGVRLPGVRLVRDGEINDDVLDLFLANVRTPDERRADLRAQLAAHDRAEERLGDLLDEHGETLFDAFDAVIDYSRDRIEAEIAEIPDGTYEARDAMEGDGVTEDDVPIRVAVTVDGTEIRVDFSGTADQVTGNINAPLAVAKSAVYFVVRCLTDPEIPPNQGCYDPVTVDAPEGSLLNPRPPAAVVGGNVETSQRVTDVVFAALAQAVPERAPAQGQGTMNNLIVGSREGDFAYYETIGGGAGATAAGDGTDGVQVGMTNTLNTPVEVLEAEYPLRVERYALRPGTGGDGEHRGGLGLERSLTVERDATVSLLTERRRTRPRGVAGGGDGATGENLVGGERVPAKATVDVSAETTVTVRTPGGGGHGDPADRDADARERDRRDGKTEE